The Prunus persica cultivar Lovell chromosome G7, Prunus_persica_NCBIv2, whole genome shotgun sequence genome has a segment encoding these proteins:
- the LOC18769076 gene encoding RING finger protein 219: MGEETSDAMNLDLNLGPGPEPASASNEPVNLDAWIEAPIHRIAEPVGIRARHWRWAHPEGQNISMELNQLMVNSGNSSTLQAGEGSVTAEERTSDVPKMCENNNGVSENETSDSKDDVEKGSGNDGSFFDCNICLDLARDPVVTCCGHLFCWPCLYRWLHVHSDAKECPVCKGEVTIKNVTPIYGHGNTMREPDDDSKIPLRPQARRVESLRQTIQRSALNFPVEEMIRRLGNRFDLTRDIVQPLEPENARETAERTSTLLNRILTSRGLRREQNPVALADDVVDLTQGSMAGLETGENRRLQLLQLRRSQSHRAAFSSFSSALSSAERLVEAYFRSHPTSTGRNQEQQQQQQPAPVDDRDSFSSIAAVINSESQLDTAVEIDSMVSLSTSSSRRRNDASRVSDMDSGDSRAPRRRRLN, encoded by the coding sequence ATGGGCGAGGAGACATCTGACGCAATGAACCTTGACCTGAATCTGGGTCCTGGTCCCGAGCCAGCATCCGCGTCGAATGAGCCTGTAAATTTGGATGCTTGGATTGAAGCACCTATCCACAGAATTGCGGAACCTGTGGGTATTAGGGCCCGACATTGGAGATGGGCGCACCCTGAAGGGCAAAACATTTCCATGGAGTTGAATCAATTGATGGTCAACTCTGGTAATTCAAGTACATTACAAGCAGGTGAGGGTAGTGTTACTGCAGAAGAAAGAACAAGCGACGTGCCCAAAATGTGTGAAAATAACAATGGGGTTTCAGAAAATGAGACTTCAGACAGTAAGGATGATGTTGAAAAGGGTAGCGGCAATGATGGGAGTTTTTTCGATTGTAATATTTGTTTGGACTTGGCTAGGGACCCTGTTGTAACTTGTTGTGgtcatttgttttgttggcCATGCCTTTACCGATGGTTACATGTGCATTCAGATGCAAAGGAGTGTCCAGTTTGTAAGGGAGAGGTAACTATCAAGAATGTGACCCCAATTTATGGTCATGGGAACACTATGCGTGAGCCAGATGACGACTCAAAGATCCCTCTTAGGCCTCAAGCACGGCGGGTTGAAAGTCTGAGACAAACCATTCAGAGGAGTGCACTTAATTTTCCAGTTGAGGAGATGATTCGCCGTCTAGGAAATAGATTTGATTTGACTCGGGATATTGTTCAGCCACTGGAGCCTGAGAATGCCCGGGAAACAGCAGAAAGAACTAGTACTTTGTTAAATAGGATTCTGACATCTCGAGGACTGCGCAGAGAACAAAATCCAGTGGCACTTGCAGATGATGTTGTGGATTTAACACAAGGCAGCATGGCTGGCCTTGAAACAGGAGAAAACCGCCGGCTTCAGTTATTGCAACTTCGAAGATCACAATCTCATAGAGcagcattttcttctttctcgtCTGCATTGAGTTCTGCTGAAAGGTTAGTTGAGGCATATTTCCGCAGCCATCCAACATCGACAGGTAGAAATcaagagcagcagcagcagcagcagcctgCACCAGTTGATGATAGAGATTCTTTCTCAAGTATCGCAGCTGTTATAAATTCCGAGAGTCAACTGGACACAGCTGTGGAAATTGATTCCATGGTTTCCCTCTCAACTTCATCTTcgagaagaagaaatgatgCGTCAAGGGTTTCGGACATGGACAGTGGAGATTCTCGTGCCCCCCGAAGGAGAAGATTGAACTGA